Proteins from a single region of Runella sp. SP2:
- a CDS encoding DUF349 domain-containing protein: MENATLMDEYGYVSDGKVFLKGYLGNPDRQIGEVKRTEQEAIDYFKNRFNIASSKVEQLESDVEEAQNKGSYLTKLVQLRKKLLSFDGLGDFVPLLERLDKLEVVLEDLIKVNQEKNLEIKRALLDETRAVQVENDDWQAATDMLQEIKSKWIRTGPVDKEYQEEVEGTFQLLLDTFFQQRRDFFSELNRVIADRIERYTELIAKSDSLMRMYDLDEASRILRQVRAEWKEVGEIPVKRSAKLYKQFKRSNQRIMDKINRIRGIVTQPQEHPMVTKQREMCREAEQLARSSDIIQASERAKALLNQWKEIRLPPRVGDKNIAERFRSACDKIFELSYLARVISRKYPAFEIRTPQDQLNIKIREMEWLIKREKADLEVTIANAQNMPPDPEAERQVMGKINIQRRKITMKEKILEEYKVALTRI; the protein is encoded by the coding sequence ATGGAAAATGCCACCTTAATGGACGAATACGGCTATGTCTCAGACGGCAAGGTATTCTTAAAAGGGTATTTAGGGAACCCAGACCGCCAAATTGGCGAAGTAAAACGCACCGAACAAGAAGCCATTGATTATTTTAAAAATCGCTTCAATATTGCTTCGAGTAAGGTGGAACAGTTAGAAAGTGACGTCGAAGAAGCCCAAAACAAAGGCTCTTACCTGACAAAATTGGTGCAGCTACGCAAAAAACTGCTCAGTTTTGACGGACTCGGTGATTTTGTCCCGCTCTTAGAACGGCTCGACAAATTGGAAGTGGTGCTTGAAGACTTGATTAAAGTCAACCAAGAAAAAAACCTGGAAATCAAGCGCGCTTTGTTGGATGAAACGCGGGCTGTACAAGTCGAAAACGACGATTGGCAAGCAGCAACGGATATGTTGCAAGAAATTAAGTCGAAATGGATTCGTACTGGCCCTGTTGACAAAGAATACCAAGAGGAAGTTGAAGGTACATTCCAGTTGCTGTTGGATACATTTTTCCAGCAACGCCGTGATTTCTTCTCGGAACTAAACCGAGTAATTGCTGACCGTATTGAGCGCTATACGGAGCTTATTGCCAAGTCAGATTCGCTCATGCGTATGTATGATCTTGACGAAGCAAGCCGCATTTTGCGCCAAGTAAGGGCAGAATGGAAAGAAGTGGGAGAAATTCCAGTGAAGCGCTCGGCCAAATTGTACAAGCAATTTAAGCGCTCAAACCAACGGATTATGGACAAAATCAACCGTATCCGTGGCATTGTGACGCAGCCGCAAGAACACCCAATGGTGACCAAGCAACGTGAAATGTGTCGCGAAGCGGAGCAACTCGCCCGTTCGAGTGACATCATTCAGGCGTCTGAGCGTGCAAAAGCGCTATTGAATCAATGGAAAGAAATACGCCTTCCACCCCGAGTGGGAGATAAAAATATTGCAGAGCGTTTCCGTTCGGCTTGCGATAAGATTTTTGAGTTGAGTTATTTGGCCCGAGTTATCTCACGTAAATATCCTGCGTTTGAAATTCGTACGCCACAAGACCAGCTTAACATCAAAATTCGTGAGATGGAATGGCTCATCAAGCGTGAGAAAGCAGATTTGGAGGTGACCATTGCCAATGCGCAAAATATGCCGCCTGATCCTGAAGCTGAACGCCAAGTGATGGGTAAAATCAACATTCAGCGCCGTAAAATCACGATGAAGGAGAAGATTTTAGAGGAATACAAAGTAGCGCTTACGCGAATCTAA